From the genome of Vigna angularis cultivar LongXiaoDou No.4 chromosome 11, ASM1680809v1, whole genome shotgun sequence, one region includes:
- the LOC128194693 gene encoding uncharacterized protein LOC128194693, translating into MASDGCDPPIPPLAKSDKEKGKKKSYMVKLLNRFNNVNASSSQPSTPTSTSTARFVPPPLQVPGLTPTAPSIPPSLEVPAFTPSPQQFAADQWRSPSPHVGSNPTTPTNMPSPPPIGDNPPHSSSAANDFEDVSNNRPIITPIGGGFYPTKTASKAITATIKQQFDEPWVTWGNIPQTQRDVFFERFRRKVSWRSNHEEKVKKNFHTKASHRLSEMFKKARTEGKKPNWMGDIVWNGLLEKWNMPLYRQKCETAKKNRTSDKGGCLHTGGSISVHEHAIRLSQELGRSVHVDEIFQQTHIRASTGQFVDERSRRTHEEFEAKFSQIRSETASVGASACSPLDPADEERLRNQCWLDVAGGRYKGRVYGIGNVSAQDDCVDSYIQQTQASSSQQPMADDISNLHTRLSTHDDQLRQMNSQLQGFIGVIMQYLPPPAVAIAQQFFQSQNQPQPNVQPQQPQQAQQPQQAQQPTDQPQDDNVYGDY; encoded by the exons ATGGCATCAGATGGTTGTGACCCTCCTATTCCACCTTTAGCAAAATCAGATAAGGAGAAGGGCAAAAAGAAATCTTATATGGTGAAGTTGTTAAATCGTTTCAATAATGTAAATGCTTCAAGTAGTCAACCATCTACACCTACCTCTACCTCCACTGCTAGATTTGTTCCACCACCATTACAAGTTCCTGGTTTGACACCTACTGCACCATCAATTCCACCTTCGTTGGAAGTTCCTGCCTTCACACCTAGTCCACAACAATTTGCTGCTGATCAATGGAGATCACCCTCCCCCCATGTTGGTTCTAACCCAACAACTCCCACAAATATGCCATCACCACCTCCTATAGGGGATAACCCTCCACATTCAAGTTCAGCAGCCAATGACTTTGAAGATGTTTCCAACAATCGTCCAATCATTACACCTATTGGAGGAGG GTTTTATCCAACAAAAACAGCATCCAAAGCAATCACAGCCACCATCAAGCAACAGTTTGATGAGCCATGGGTGACATGGGGAAATATACCTCAGACACAAAGAGATGTTTTCTTTGAGCGTTTTAGG AGGAAGGTTTCATGGAGGTCTAACCATgaagaaaaggtgaaaaaaaatttccacACCAAAGCATCTCATAGATTATCTGAGATGTTTAAAAAGGCTCGAACAGAAGGAAAAAAACCTAATTGGATGGGGGATATTGTTTGGAATGGTCTTTTGGAGAAGTGGAACATGccactttatagacaaaaatGTGAAACGGCCAAAAAGAATAGGACATCTGATAAGGGTGGTTGTTTGCACACTGGGGGATCCATTAGCGTGCATGAGCATGCAATTCGTCTg TCACAGGAGCTTGGTCGGTCAGTAcatgttgatgaaatatttcagcaAACACATATTCGAGCATCAACAGGACAATTTGTAGATGAAAGGTCTAGGCGGACACAT GAAGAGTTTGaagcaaaattttctcaaataagatcTGAGACAGCATCTGTTGGTGCTTCAGCATGTTCTCCCCTAGACCCTGCAGATGAGGAAAGATTGAGGAACCAATGTTGGTTGGACGTTGCTGGTGGAAGGTACAAGGGACGCGTATACGGCATCGGAAATGTCAGTGCTCAAGATGACTGTGTTGATAGTTACATACAACAGACACAGGCATCTTCTTCTCAGCAACCGATGGCAGACGACATTTCTAACCTCCACACACGACTATCAACCCATGATGACCAACTTCGACAGATGAACTCTCAATTGCAAGGCTTTATTGGCGTCATAATGCAGTACCTTCCGCCTCCTGCAGTCGCAATTGCACAACAATTTTTTCAATCCCAAAATCAGCCACAACCTAATGTTCAACCACAGCAACCACAACAAGCACAGCAACCACAGCAAGCACAGCAACCAACAGATCAACCACAAGATGATAATGTTTATGGAGATTATTAG
- the LOC108319868 gene encoding uncharacterized protein LOC108319868, whose protein sequence is MCALNTQAKLRYSMVLTRIEIEREKLEMKLDGILQSQMKLLKTWRSMKRQYVAAITLLQECLYSVACRVHLLEGAQADEIAGLLSELAEVVVQEKFLLQEFNDMFHTMCLLQVTKCDLMDQPEL, encoded by the exons ATGTGTGCTTTGAATACTCAAGCCAAGCTGCGATATTCAATGGTACTAACGAGGATAGAAATTGAGAGAGAGAAGCTTGAGATGAAACTGGATGGTATACTGCAATCTCAA ATGAAGCTATTGAAAACATGGAGAAGTATGAAAAGGCAATATGTAGCTGCAATCACCTTATTGCAAGAATGTTTGTATTCTGTTGCATGCAGAGTTCATCTTTTGGAAGGTGCTCAG GCTGACGAGATTGCTGGATTGCTATCAGAATTAGCAGAAGTTGTTGTACAGGAGAAGTTTCTCTTACAGGAATTCAATGATATGTTCCATACCATGTGTCTCCTTCAGGTAACTAAAT GTGATTTAATGGATCAGCCAGAGTTATGA